From Melitaea cinxia chromosome 23, ilMelCinx1.1, whole genome shotgun sequence, the proteins below share one genomic window:
- the LOC123665309 gene encoding lateral signaling target protein 2 homolog — MRLLYKSGPMESLRKWFYKPKRDDRSLLAQFFFADDALNMIAAELDSFDGRKDPERCSTLVNQLRHAQDRVLNITSQIMDQVLGDERVARGFRVKFPEDVLQDNLAGQLWFGAECLAAGSSIMSREEESAAMRPLAKALTRSLETVRSLLREQCLRPRGLALQDHDDMLHESLRIFDRLFAEFELCYVSAMVNVKTPHEFEAQQLICVLFSESLRRALKLNLLTQEQVDSYDPALMFAVPRLAIVSGLLIYSTGPLSIDKQSEEMSDMFRPFRHLLHKIKSLLWTLDRRELMALEKLLCSNEDISNLANWELPTDLPEDSCYPDMGEFVSKFYEDHEQCRNLYSQQSSSEPTITDADYLPGNIEVMTPIIDGLKRLTGDDESERESENDIDRQTDKESVDTTSTDTFQTNESNIDKTRKTSRAENDLSSLRNLSTNGLMMFDPLVINAVSASTSGESSNRQIPDLELITSLNEQVTEIADRLSSIEHQSHSFSANDVPKLISTDSSEDFSFTGPRNDQMSCMPSTSHGYLIPNAISQEPVVLASLSHNNSAVFNQDEENNLNRVILSSDAPLIMPSIDADLVNIDMAIASVSLSVILMDEYNTNGLGETNGNSETAERTLNENEERVKFMLGHESDHESPADSGVSTENTSLDRSPDTDQNKNIKENHFMQQNRVLKSPIEESIEDKECNTLESSFSDVRQDVVNINYVENDTQKNEAGSSRIESVNIDDRLSDEASSQATNVSELQNWGAGDPQEEFKTIEDVITELRRHREYDKKMNPLIEDNKPNDVPNSSQSSSRRKSKTKKKKKKWSPRHVILNHRVSQNQSNPLRLNLDHFVDESTSSECADDEQIALALQAQELAARQQARQKFKSSEDLIHRLFVCIAGVADQLQTNFAADLRNILKAVFLLNQSIEPEPKAEETIEYQPTEDQVIQNGSSFDSVYSAEEVYADSNSESTSSESNTRLARRNTMNATINEQTTSEARRKSVDNTTNLQASVSTGDLTYTREQPARRQSAVERAPEWVPDIAAPACMRCDAHFTAFRRRHHCRNCGKVFCASCSSNSIPLPRFGQLKPVRVCDECFQTTAQDRPRQTTHR, encoded by the exons AGGGACGACCGTTCACTTCTGGCGCAGTTTTTCTTTGCCGATGATGCGCTTAATATGATAGCAGCGGAGTTGGACTCCTTCGATGGTCGAAAAGACCCCGAAAGGTGTTCCACCCTCGTTAACCAGCTAAGGCACGCACAG GATAGAGTGCTCAACATCACGAGTCAGATAATGGACCAGGTGCTCGGGGACGAGCGGGTGGCGAGAGGCTTTCGCGTCAAGTTCCCTGAAGATGTGCTACAAGATAATTTGGCAGGCCAACTTTGGTTTGGTGCAGAg tgtCTAGCAGCCGGTTCGTCAATAATGTCGCGCGAAGAAGAATCGGCAGCGATGAGACCTCTGGCCAAAGCGTTGACGCGTAGCTTGGAGACTGTGAGATCTCTACTGAGGGAACAATGTCTCAGACCGAGGGGATTAGCGCTACAGGATCATGACGATATGCTTCATGAGAGCTTGAGgatatttgacag actATTCGCTGAGTTCGAGCTGTGCTACGTCAGTGCGATGGTGAATGTTAAGACTCCACACGAGTTCGAAGCTCAGCAATTAATATGTGTATTGTTCTCTGAAAGTCTTCGTAGAGCTTTGAAATTGAATCTTTTGACGCAGGAACAG GTTGATTCGTACGACCCGGCGCTAATGTTCGCAGTGCCTCGCCTAGCGATTGTTAGCGGCCTACTTATCTACTCTACCGGCCCGTTGAGCATAGACAAACAATCGG AGGAAATGTCCGACATGTTTCGACCGTTTCGACATCTATTGCACAAAATTAAATCCCTGCTGTGGACGCTAGATAGACGGGAACTAATGGCTTTGGAAAAGTTACTGTGTTCCAACGAGGATATATCCAACTTGGCTAATTGGGAATTACCGACTG ATTTACCAGAAGATTCCTGCTACCCGGACATGGGCGAGTTTGTGTCTAAATTTTATGAAGATCATGAACAATGCAGAAACTTATACTCGCAACAAAG CTCAAGCGAACCTACAATAACGGATGCTGATTACCTCCCTGGCAACATCGAAGTAATGACACCGATAATAGACGGTCTCAAACGTCTCACAGGAGACGATGAGTCTGAGAGAGAATCTGAAAACGATATCGACAGACAAACGGATAAAGAATCTGTGGACACAACTAGCACAGACACATTCCAAACAAACGAAAGCAACATCGATAAAACGAGAAAGACCAGTCGAGCGGAAAACGATCTATCGTCACTGAGAAATTTATCGACAAACGGTCTCATGATGTTCGATCCTTTGGTTATTAATGCGGTATCAGCATCAACATCGGGCGAATCATCGAATCGACAAATACCAGATCTAGAGCTAATCACATCACTAAATGAGCAAGTCACTGAAATAGCGGATAGGTTATCGTCTATCGAACATCAATCACATTCTTTCTCAGCTAACGATGTTCCTAAACTTATATCGACAGATAGTTCGGAAGATTTTAGCTTTACAGGACCAAGAAACGACCAAATGAGTTGTATGCCATCAACAAGTCACGGCTATTTAATACCGAATGCTATAAGTCAGGAACCGGTCGTTCTAGCTTCTCTATCACACAATAATTCAGCGGTTTTCAATCAAGACGAAGAGAATAATTTGAATCGTGTTATTTTAAGTTCGGACGCACCTTTAATAATGCCGAGTATTGACGCCGATCTTGTAAATATAGATATGGCGATCGCTAGCGTCAGTCTCAGTGTTATATTAATGGATGAATACAACACGAATGGGTTAGGTGAAACTAATGGCAATTCTGAAACTGCAGAGAGGACGTTGAATGAAAATGAAGAAAGAGTGAAATTTATGCTAGGACATGAAAGCGACCACGAATCGCCGGCCGATTCCGGAGTCAGTACAGAAAATACAAGTCTAGATAGATCGCCAGATACAGATCAGAATAAGAACATTAAGGAAAACCATTTTATGCAACAAAACAGGGTCCTAAAAAGTCCAATCGAAGAAAGTATAGAAGATAAAGAGTGTAATACACTAGAAAGTTCCTTTTCTGATGTAAGACAAGacgttgtaaatattaattatgttgaAAATGATACTCAGAAAAACGAAGCGGGCTCCTCTCGTATAGAAAGTGTAAATATTGATGATAGGTTAAGCGATGAAGCGTCGAGTCAAGCGACAAATGTTAGTGAGTTACAAAATTGGGGTGCAGGCGACCCCCAAGAAGAGTTTAAAACGATAGAAGATGTTATTACAGAGTTAAGGAGGCATAGAGAGTATGATAAGAAAATGAATCCCCTAATTGAAGACAATAAACCTAACGATGTTCCAAATAGTAGTCAAAGTTCTTCAAGGAGAAAAAGTAAAactaagaagaagaaaaaaaagtggTCGCCCAGACATGTGATACTAAATCATAGAGTTAGTCAAAACCAGAGCAACCCGTTGAGATTAAATTTAGACCATTTTGTTGATGAAAG TACGTCATCGGAATGCGCGGACGATGAACAGATCGCCTTAGCGTTGCAAGCTCAGGAGCTCGCTGCCAGGCAACAAGCGAGACAGAAATTtaa ATCGAGCGAGGACCTCATCCATCGTCTGTTTGTGTGTATCGCGGGTGTAGCTGATCAGCTACAGACAAATTTCGCAGCGGATCTCCGAAATATTCTAAAGGCGGTGTTTTTGCTGAACCAGAGCATTGAGCCCGAACCAAAAGCAGAGGAGACCATCGAGTACCAACCGACTGAAGATCAGGTTATACAAAATG gTAGTTCGTTCGATAGCGTATATTCCGCTGAAGAGGTATACGCGGATAGTAATTCGGAGTCGACTTCATCGGAATCGAACACCCGATTAGCCCGTAGGAACACTATGAATGCTACTATCAACGAACAGACGACAAGTGAAGCTAGAAGGAAATCCGTTGATAACACTACTAACTTGCAGGCGTCTGTTTCGACAGGAGATCTCACTTACac GCGCGAGCAGCCCGCGCGGCGCCAGTCGGCGGTGGAGCGCGCGCCGGAGTGGGTGCCCGACATCGCGGCGCCCGCCTGCATGCGCTGCGACGCGCACTTCACGGCCTTCCGGCGGCGCCACCACTGCAGGAACTGCG